The window AGCTCTCTCCGATGCAGTGGCGGTTGCTGCTGCGTCGCTGCCCCATGCGGTCATTTACGATCGTGGGCGATATCGCCCAGGCTTCTGCGGCTACCGCGGCGCCGTCGTGGCGCCAGGCGCTACGCCCCCTCCTCGGGCGCAATCCCGCCGACGACCGGTGGCGGTTGGAGGAGCTCACGGTGAACTACCGGACTCCCAGCCAGATCGCCGAGGCGGCGGAACAGTTTGCGATTTCACACGGCCTGCCCGTCACCCCATCCCGCTCGGTGCGAAGCACTCCGTGGCCCGTGGCCTCGGCTCCGGATGTCGTCTCGGCGGTGCGCCAGGATCGAGCCATCAGCACGGTGGGAACCCTTGCCGTCATCGCACCCCCCAGCATGCTGACCGACGTCTATTCCGCGCTGCGGGATGCCTTTGAAGGCGAGGTTGTCTATGGCTCAGAGAGCCTCCTGGAGCCGATCGTGGTGATCAGCCCTCAGGACGCGAAGGGGCTCGAATTCGACTCCGTCGTCGTGGTCGACCCGACCGGCATTGTCGAGGGCCTGCCGCGGGGTTCTGCGGCGCTGTACGTGGCCATGACGCGGGCAACCCAGCGGCTGACGCTGGTGGGCGACCTGCCGATGCCTGCGGGGATGCAGCCGGCACTGTTCTGATTCGTCGTGCGGTAATCACGCGCTAATCGGGTGGGCCGTCACGAGCCCACCGTGACATGCTGGAGCGGTGACGATTCTTACCGATGACCTGCTGGAGCGCATCCGTCTGCGGGCTGCCGGATACGACCACGACAATAGCTTCGCTCATGAGGATCTGGCCGAACTCGCCGCTGCCGGATACCTTGCAGCCTTTGTGCCGGTCGAATGGGGCGGGGCCGGGCTCGGATTCGCTCAGGTAACGAGGGAACAGTCGCGCCTGGCTGCAGCATCGCCAGCGACCGCGCTCGCCATCAACATGCATCTCGTGTGGACGGGCGTTGCCAGGGTGCTCCTCGACCGCGGCGACGACTCCTTGGCCTATGTGTTGCATGAGGCCGCGGCGGGGGAGATCTTCGCCTTCGGCGTGAGCGAACCCGGCAACGATCTTGTGCTGTTCGGCAGCACGACGGATGCTCGACCACGCGACGACGGGGGCTACGAGTTCACGGGCACCAAGATCTTCACCAGCCTCTCTCCCGTGTGGACTCGACTCGGAGTGTTTGGGATCGACACGTCGGGGCCGCAGCCACAGCTGGTCCATGCCTTCCTCGAGCGCGGCACCGACGGCATCGAGATCGTCGATGACTGGGACACGGTGGGCATGCGCGCCAGCCAGAGCAACACGACCCGGCTCAGCTCAGCACGGGCGCGCCCCGACCGGGTTTTCGGCCACCGCCCGGTTGGTCCGTCGGCGCATCCGATCGTCTTCGCGATTTTCGCCACATTTCTCACTCTTGTCTCATCGGTGTATCGAGGGATCGCCGAGCGCGGTCTGGAGCTCGGCGTCGAGGCCGCACGGTCACGCAGGTCGCTGCGTACGGGAATCTCGGCCGATCAAGATCCGATCACGCGATGGAAGCTCGCCGACGCCGCGATCGCCATCGACGCGCTAACACCCCAGCTCGACACACTCGCCCGCGACATCGATGACCTCGTCGACAGGGGAGACCAATGGTTCAGAGCGCTGACCGGCCTCAAGCTGCGGGCAACCGAAACCGCCCGGTTCTGCATCGACCAGGCCGTGCGGGTTGCGGGCGGGTCGTCGTTTCGGTCCTCTCATGAGCTCGGCAGGCTTTATCGCGATGTTCTTGCGGGAGGGTTTCACCCGAGCAATGAGGATTCTGTGCATTCGACCGTCGCTACCGCGATCTTGGGGCCGATAACCGACCAGGCACCGAGCAAAGGACTATCGACATGACCGCAACCCCCGTTCTCGAGGTCGACGATTCCGTTGTGGCGTGGTCTCATCCCGCTGGGGAGAGGCGGGGCCGCCCTCTCGTCGTGCTGCTTCACGGCAGGGGGTCCCATGAACAAGACCTCATGCAGTTAGCGCCCTTCTTGCTGCCCGATGCCGTTTACGCCGCGCCGCGGGCACCACTGCCGTTCCCCGGCGGTGGGTATACCTGGTTTCCCACGGCCGCTCCCGGCCTTCCCGACGCTGCCGGGGTCGCTGCGGCGACGCGCGGCCTGCTGGAGTGGCTCGACAGAGCCGAGCCGTCAGGGCCCGTTGCCGTCGTGGGTTTCAGTCAGGGCGGCGCCCTCGCTACCCACCTCATGAGGTTCGATCCCGAGCGCTGTGCCGCGTATGTGTGTCTCTCAGGGTTTGTCGTGCCCGGCAATGTGCCGAACGACGCAACGCTCCCAGCGTTGCGACCGCCGCTTTTCTGGGGGCGCGACACCGCTGACCCGGTAATTCCGCTGGCGGCTACGGATTTCACGGGCCGGTGGCTGCCGCAGCACAGCACCCTCACGGTGAGGCAGTATCCGGGGGCCGGCCACGGGATCGTTATGGAAGAGATCGAGGACGTCCGCGACTTTCTGGCACCGCTCGTCGGAACAAGCACCCCTTAACGGACTCATCGCCCGGTGCGGCACTTGGTGCGGCTCTTCCGGACGATGAGTTGATCTGGTTAAAGGATGCGCCCCCACACGGCACAGATCAAGTCCGCCCCGGCGAATCCCTGCGAATACCTGCTCGGATGTTGGCCCTGCTGCTCGCACGCAGGCCACAATTACCCCCGAGTGGGGGATGGAAGGCGGTGCATACCGGCAGAATGCTTACCCCACGACCACACCAACGCCTCGAGGTCGTGTCGGGGGACCCGCGCCGGCAGGAGAATCGATCAGCATGAACCCGAACTTGCACTTCGACGAGGTGCCGCCAGACGACCCTGCGCCAGATAAGAGGCGTTCGGCGACGTCGGAGTTTCTTCGAGCCCAGGGAGAGGCGCCGCAGCGCACGCCGATTCAGAAAATCTTCGGTCGCAGCCCACTCACCGTGCACAGTCGCTCGTGGCTCTGGGCGGCCCTCGGCGAGGTAGAGGTCGCGCGTGCCCTCGCTCGGCTGGCCGACGGCTGGAAGGTCGTGCACTCTGTTCCCATCCGGGATGCCGAGTCCCAGTCGTGTGTGGATCACCTCGTCATCGGGCCCGGCGGCGTCTATGCGGTGCGGGCGGCGAGCTTCTCGGGTCAGGATGTGTGGGTATCTGAGCGATCACTTATCGTGGCGGGTCACCGGCTCCCTCATCTGCGGCAGGTCACCCTCGCGGTTGGTCAGGCTGAGACGGCCCTCTCGGCTGCGGTTGATTTCCCCGTCTCCGTGATCGGTGTCATTGCCGTGGTCGAACCAGAAAGCATCACTGTTACAGGTCGACCTCGCGATGTGGATGTGGTTGCGTCGTCGCAGCTCACTCGATGGATTTCGCGCAGACCCGTGATTCTCGGACCCCTCCAGATCCGCATGATGGTCGACGCGGCAACCACTGAGTCAACCTGGCAAGCCCACCCATTTTCGTCGCCAGAGAGCGTGGCGTTGGTCGAATCGTTCGAGTCCATTCGGCGTGAACTCGTCGCCGCGAGGATGGTGCGCAGAATGTGGGCGGCAGGCGGTGCCGTCGCGCTCGCCGGTGGTGCGGTGTCCCTCGCGATTGCCATCATCATGGGCAACTGACCGCCCGCGTTCTCCGTGGGTGGTGAGTAGGCGCGGATTTGGCTCGTTAGCGCGGGTGCAGGGAACCCGCCGCGGTAAGCCGGTCGGGCAGAACCTTCGTCAGCGCCACAACCATGCGGTATCGCATCGACGGGATGACGACGGCACGGCCGTGATCGGCTGCCCTCAGGGTCGACCGCACGACAAGGGGCGGGTCGAGCCACAGCACGCGGGGAATCGTATCGGTGCGCACCCTCATCCTGTCGTGGAACTCCGTGTGCACGAACCCGGGCACCACGGCGGTCACCGTCACTCCGTCGCGGCGGTATTCAAGGTTCGCCCACCGGCTAAAGCTCAGCACCCAGGCCTTGGCAGCGCCGTAGCTGCCGCGCGGCGTGTAGGCCGCCACGCTCGAGACGTTAATGATGGTGCCTGATGCACGGGCCCGCATCGGGCCGAGCGCGGCGTGCATCAACCGCATCGGAGCGGCTACGAGAACGGCGAGGTGCTGTGCCTCTTTTTCGACGGGGTTTTCGTGAAATGGTGCTTTGAGCCCGTACCCCGCGTTGTTGACAAGGGTGGTAACCGGCCTCGTGGCATCCGCGAGGCGAGCCTCGACGATGGCGAGGTCGTGCGGGTTGCCCAGGTCGGCAGCGATCACTTCGATTGATACGCCGTGACGGGAGGCCAGATCGCGAGCCGTTGCCTCAAGGCGCTCGGGAGTGCGGGCAACGAGAATGAGATCGTTACCCCGCGCAGCGAGCTGCTCCGCAAACTCTTGCCCGAGGCCAGCCGTCGCACCCGTGATCAAGGCCCGGCCATGGATGTGAGTGAGCTCGTCGGTCATGCTGCCTTACGCTACTCGACCCAGGCGAGAGCGATGAGGGTAGAGGCCTGTCGCTCGTGTCCGGCGCGGCGTGGAGCTACTACGCTTCGCATCATGCTTCTCACACGGCCGTCGGGCCGCGCCATCCTGGCGTTCGCGCCCTATGGGCTTGTTTCGCTCGTACACCTCAGCGCTCTCATCCTGGGCGCGAGCGAAGTGGGCGTGGTCACCAAGATCATGCTCATGCCAGCCCTCGCCCTGGCGCTGCTGATTCTGCTTCCCGCACGGCGCAGCGTCGTCGGGTACCTGTTGCTCAGCGCCCTCGTTCTCTCCTGGGGCGGAGACTTTGCTCTGGTAATCCCGGGTGAGCTCATGTTCCTGCTCGGGCTCATCTTTTTTCTCGCAGCTCATGTGGTCTACATCGTCGCCATTTCGTCCTCACTGAGGGTGCGAAGGATTCCCTTTGTCGCCTTGGCCTATGCCGGCTGGTGGATCGCATTGGTTGCTCTGCTGGCTCCCAACGTTGGCTGGCTCGTATGGCCGCTCGCCATCTATGGTCTTGTCCTCGGGGGCATGGCATCCGTGGCGTTGGGGTCGCATCCGGCGGTCGCCTGTGGCGCTTTTCTCTTTGTCGTCTCCGACACAGTGCTCGCCCTCAATCGATTTATGCCGAGCATCGAGCTGCCGGTTCCCGACATTGTGATCATGGCGACATACATCCTTGCGCAGGGGTTCATCGTTGCCGGGGCGCTCATCGTACTCAAGCGCGGGGTGCCCTCTGCGTGGGGATCGCCACGCAAGGAGAGAGTGCTAAACTCTTGAGGTTGCCGTCAAACGGCCGCGGATAAAGAGAGCTGGCACGCACTGTGACCGGCACCGCGCAACGAGAGAAAGGGGATCCCATCTATGGCACTCGAAGCAGACGTCAAGAAGGCGATCATCGAAGAGTACGCAACCCACCCAGGTGACACGGGTTCCCCCGAGGTTCAGATCGCGATGCTGACGCGTCGTATCAAGGACCTCACGGAGCACCTCAAGGAGCACAAGCACGACCACCACTCGCGTCGTGGCCTCCTTCTCCTGGTCGGCCAGCGCCGTCGACTGCTCGGCTACCTGCAGGATGTTGACATCAACCGCTACCGCTCGCTGATTGAGCGCCTCGGTCTCCGTCGCTAACCTCAGGAGTCGTCGTCAGATCTCCTCGCTGAGGAGTCTTTGCTGACACCGCGATCTTCTTCACTGGGCCGTCACCTTAGGGTGGCGGCCCTTTGTGTTTGTGTCAGGGCTCGGTGTTTGTGCGAGGGCGTGGTGTTCGT is drawn from Salinibacterium hongtaonis and contains these coding sequences:
- a CDS encoding acyl-CoA dehydrogenase family protein — protein: MTILTDDLLERIRLRAAGYDHDNSFAHEDLAELAAAGYLAAFVPVEWGGAGLGFAQVTREQSRLAAASPATALAINMHLVWTGVARVLLDRGDDSLAYVLHEAAAGEIFAFGVSEPGNDLVLFGSTTDARPRDDGGYEFTGTKIFTSLSPVWTRLGVFGIDTSGPQPQLVHAFLERGTDGIEIVDDWDTVGMRASQSNTTRLSSARARPDRVFGHRPVGPSAHPIVFAIFATFLTLVSSVYRGIAERGLELGVEAARSRRSLRTGISADQDPITRWKLADAAIAIDALTPQLDTLARDIDDLVDRGDQWFRALTGLKLRATETARFCIDQAVRVAGGSSFRSSHELGRLYRDVLAGGFHPSNEDSVHSTVATAILGPITDQAPSKGLST
- a CDS encoding alpha/beta hydrolase; the protein is MTATPVLEVDDSVVAWSHPAGERRGRPLVVLLHGRGSHEQDLMQLAPFLLPDAVYAAPRAPLPFPGGGYTWFPTAAPGLPDAAGVAAATRGLLEWLDRAEPSGPVAVVGFSQGGALATHLMRFDPERCAAYVCLSGFVVPGNVPNDATLPALRPPLFWGRDTADPVIPLAATDFTGRWLPQHSTLTVRQYPGAGHGIVMEEIEDVRDFLAPLVGTSTP
- a CDS encoding nuclease-related domain-containing protein, whose translation is MNPNLHFDEVPPDDPAPDKRRSATSEFLRAQGEAPQRTPIQKIFGRSPLTVHSRSWLWAALGEVEVARALARLADGWKVVHSVPIRDAESQSCVDHLVIGPGGVYAVRAASFSGQDVWVSERSLIVAGHRLPHLRQVTLAVGQAETALSAAVDFPVSVIGVIAVVEPESITVTGRPRDVDVVASSQLTRWISRRPVILGPLQIRMMVDAATTESTWQAHPFSSPESVALVESFESIRRELVAARMVRRMWAAGGAVALAGGAVSLAIAIIMGN
- a CDS encoding SDR family NAD(P)-dependent oxidoreductase encodes the protein MTDELTHIHGRALITGATAGLGQEFAEQLAARGNDLILVARTPERLEATARDLASRHGVSIEVIAADLGNPHDLAIVEARLADATRPVTTLVNNAGYGLKAPFHENPVEKEAQHLAVLVAAPMRLMHAALGPMRARASGTIINVSSVAAYTPRGSYGAAKAWVLSFSRWANLEYRRDGVTVTAVVPGFVHTEFHDRMRVRTDTIPRVLWLDPPLVVRSTLRAADHGRAVVIPSMRYRMVVALTKVLPDRLTAAGSLHPR
- a CDS encoding lysoplasmalogenase, with translation MLLTRPSGRAILAFAPYGLVSLVHLSALILGASEVGVVTKIMLMPALALALLILLPARRSVVGYLLLSALVLSWGGDFALVIPGELMFLLGLIFFLAAHVVYIVAISSSLRVRRIPFVALAYAGWWIALVALLAPNVGWLVWPLAIYGLVLGGMASVALGSHPAVACGAFLFVVSDTVLALNRFMPSIELPVPDIVIMATYILAQGFIVAGALIVLKRGVPSAWGSPRKERVLNS
- the rpsO gene encoding 30S ribosomal protein S15 is translated as MALEADVKKAIIEEYATHPGDTGSPEVQIAMLTRRIKDLTEHLKEHKHDHHSRRGLLLLVGQRRRLLGYLQDVDINRYRSLIERLGLRR